In Moraxella nasovis, the sequence ATACATGCTAGTTCGGATGTTCGTTTAAACTCTACCAAAAAAAATTTATCGTCTTCACCAAAAATAACATCGCCCATTTTTTCTAAATTGCCGTCCAAAGGAGTGGCAATAAAGTCAAATTGACGCACAAAAGCATATTCCACTGACTTTTCAAACCATTTTATATTCATAACAATTCTCCACTAAAAAACAAGTATATTTAATCACAAATCATGCTATCTTGTTAGTTGATTTTTTGCAAATCTTTGCGTCATCACCCCAAACTTCGGCGAAAACAAAAACGCCAATACAAATAAAGCAGTCTGCAAAGCGACAATCACCCCACCTGTCGCACCGTCCAGATAATAGCTCAAATACGCCCCAACACCCCCTGTCAGCACCCCAAAGGCAATCGCCATCAGCACCAACGGACGAAAACGGTCGGTCAGCTGAAAAGCGGTCGCCCCCGGGGTAATCACCATCGCAATCACCAAAATCGCCCCCACCGTCTGCAAGGCTGCCACCACGCACGCTGACAACAAGCTAAAAAACAGCACCTGATACACCTTGGGCGACAACCCTACTGCACGAGCTTGAATTTCATCAAAAAAAACCAACAACAAGTCTTTCCAAAAAATAAGCAAAAAAAGCAAACACACGCCCATGACAATCGCCACTTGCACCATGTCGGTGTCGCTAATGCCCAAAATATTGCCAAAAATAATCTCTTGCACATTGACGGCGGTTGGATTGACCGAAATGATAAACAGCCCCAAAGCAAAAAAGGTGGTAAAAATAAAGCCAATGACCGCATCTTCTTTTAGATTAGTCAATGCCTTAATCCACAAAATAGATAATGCCGCCAAAATCCCTGAAAAAAACGCCGCCACCGCATAAGGCAAGCCAAAGGCATAAGCAATCGCCACCCCCGGTACGACCGCATGAGATAACGCATCGCCAATGAGCGACCAGCCTTTTAGCATCAAATACGCCGACAAAAACGCACACACCCCACCCACCAACGCACTGAGTGCCACAGCTTTTAGCATATATTCATAAGCAAAAGGCTCTAATAATAGCGTAACTATCTGTGTCATGGCTATCTGTGTCATGGCGTATCCTTTGATGGCGAGTGGCTGGCTGTGGTGGCTGATTGTGTCTGTGATGGATAAGTACTGCCACTTTTTGGGTCAAAAATTTGTACTCCGCCACCGCCTGCTTGACCACAGCCACTGACATCTTTAAAGGCATTGATATTGATTTGTGCCAAACGGCTGTGTTTTTCTTCGGTGTAGTCATTGCTTTTGGTTGTGCCATCTTGCACGCCATAAAACACCGCAGGCACTTCATCGTCCGCCAAAATCGTTACCGAACGGCGGTCATCATCATCATGCAAATCCCTACCGCCCAAGCGAATTTGTCTTAGCACACCGCCAAAGACTTTTTCTAGATTGGTCTGGGTAAAAGTGTCAGCCGTACTGCCTGCCGCCAATACCGTGCGGTTAATCATCACCACTTGGTCGCAAAATTCAGGAATCGTGCCTAAGTTGTGCGTAGAAATCAAAATCAAATGCCCTTCGCTACGCAAGTCATCAAGCAGTGCCATGATTGCTTTTTCGGTTTTGACATCAACGCCGGTAAACGGCTCATCAAGCAAGATGATTTTGCTTTCTTGTGCCAACGCCCTTGCCAAAAATACTCGCTTTTTTTGACCACCTGACAGCTCGCTGATTTGACGGTCTTGTAGGTGGCTGATGTCCACACGAGCCATCGCATCTGCTACTTTTTGTTTGTCTATGGCTTTGGGTATTCGCAAAAAATTCATGTAGCCATAACGCCCCATCATTACCACATCAAATACCGACACAGGAAACTGCCAATCCACTTCTTCGCTTTGGGGGACATAGGCAACCAGATTTTGTTTAAGTGCGATATTGATGGGCATATCACATAGGCGGATTTGTCCAGATTGCGGACACACAAGCCCCATGATGGATTTAAATAACGTGGATTTGCCAGAGCCATTGACCCCCACCAAGGCACAGGTCGTCCCCCCAGTCAAACAAAAAGTCATGTCGTACAACGCATGATGACCATTGGCATAGCGGACGTTCACGCCTGCTACGTCTATTTTGGCGATGGGTTTTGTGGTGGCATGTGGTAATTTTTGCATGGTCGCATCGTTAGTTTGTTAATTTAAAAAACATAAAAACGCCAAGATGAAGATTTTGTGTTTTTTAAATCAATATCTTATTTCACCAATGTCTTGTTTTTCATATCTTATTTATAACGAACATCAAATAAGCAAAGACCCTCATGATGATTGAATTATTATAAAGGATTGATGTTTGATGAACAATTTAAAAAACAAAAGACTTGGTTATCCTAAAAATATTTAAAAAATTAAGCAGTGTCTTTTTTTAAGATTGATGTATGTTGGCATGACAAAATTTGATAAAAATGACAATCAGCCATACACCGATTGCTGATTGTCCTAGTACACTTTTAATTACTTTTTCTTGTCATTACTTTTTCTTAGCATCTTCAAATCCCTTGACCACCGTAGAGACGGTAACATTGAGCAGGTCAAGATAAGTTGGTACTGCCCCATTTGGCTCAGACAAGCTATCTACATACAAGACACCGCCATAATAAGCCCCACTTTCTTTGGCAACTTGACGGGCAGGCTTATCAGAGATGGTGCTTTCGCTAAATAGCACAGGGATTTTGTTGGTACGCACAGTATCAATCAACGCTTTGACCTGCTTGGGTGAGCCTTGTTGTTCGGCATTGATGGGCCATAAATATGCTTCTTTTAGACCATAATCTTTCGCCAAATAACTAAACGCCCCTTCACTACTGACAAGCCACCGCTCATTTTGGGGAATTTGTTCTAATTTGGCACGCAAGGGTGCGTCAAGCTCTTTGATTTTTTGGCGATAAGCTTCGGCATTTTTGATATACACGTCTTTATGCTCAGGGTCATATTTTATCAAAGCATTTTTGATATTCTCTACATAAATCAACGCATTAGATGGCGACATCCACGCGTGCGGATTGGGCATATCTTTATACGACCCTTCTTTGATGGGCAGGGGTGTGATGCCTTCTGTAACCACCACAGCAGGCACATTTTTAACACCTTGGTAGAATTTTTCAAACCACCGCTCCAAATTTAGTCCATTATACAAAATCAAATCCGCCTGATTGACTTTGGCGATGTCTTGGGGTGTTGGTTCATATTCATGAATCTCAGCACCTGCTTTGGTGATGGACTGCACATCGGCAGCATCGCCTGCCACATTTTGGGCGATGTCTTGAATGACGGTAAAGGTCGTCAGTACGGTAAATTTGTGGTCTGCTTGAACGGCAGGCTCTTGTTTGGCGGTGTCTGCGGTGTGTTCAGTGGGCTGGTTACAGCCTGTCAATGCCAACACAAACGCAAAACACGCCCCTAATGTTTTTAATGATTTCATCATCCCTCCCAACAACCAAATAAAATGAACACTTATGATAAACTGCCCAAAAAATAGCACTATTTATATTTGAACGGCATTTATGAACGACACATATCTTAGCTGATATTTTGATAATGATATTTATTATCATTTATAAAGTCAAGGGGTTTTGCCGATTTTTTGGAAATTGAGATATGTAATGACCAATAAATTTCTGTATAAACCCTTTAAACTCCGCTTTTATACTTATTTTCTTTTCTTATTTTTTCACCGATACGACTGGCACATATTGGTTATTGTAGCAAACTTTGTTATAATAAAAAATTACCCAAATAACTAGCCAATATTTACCAAACTTAGGAAAAATTATGGTCGCAATCACTCTGCCAGATGGTAGTATCAGACACTATGACAACGCCACTACTGTAATGCAAATCGCCCAAGACATCGGAGCAGGCTTAGCTCGTGCCACCATCGCAGGGCGTGTGAACGGTCGTCTTGTAGACGCTTGCGACCCCATCACCACCGATGCCAATGTGCAAATCATCACCGCCAAAGATGAAGCTGGCGTAGAAATCATTCGCCACTCTTGTGCCCACCTGCTTGGTCATGCCGTCAAACAGCTGTATCCTGAGGTCAAGATGGTCATCGGACCTGTGATTGAAGATGGCTTTTATTATGACATTTATAGCGAACGCCCTTTCACGCCTGACGACATGGCGGCGATTGAAGCACGCATGAAAGAACTCATCAACCAAGATTATGATGTCATCAAAAAAATGACCCCACGAGATGAAGTCATCAAGACATTTAGCGAGCGTGGCGAAACCTACAAGCTACGTCTGGTAGAAGATATGCCTGATGAGACACACATGGGACTGTATCATCATCAAGAATATATTGATATGTGTCGTGGTCCACACGTGCCGAATACTCGCTTTTTGAAAGTCTTTAAATTAACCAAAATGAGCGGTGCGTATTGGCGTGGCGATGCCAAAAACGAGCAATTACAAAGAATCTATGGCACAGCGTGGGCAGACAAAAAAGATTTGGCAGCCTACATCAAACGCATAGAAGAAGCTGAGAAACGAGACCACAGAAAGATTGGCAAACAGCTAGGACTGTTTCATTTGCAAGAACAAGCCCCCGGTATGGTGTTTTGGCACCCCAATGGTTGGACAATTTGGCAAATACTTGAACAGTATATGCGTAAAGTACAAAAAGACAACGGCTATCTAGAAATCAAAACCCCACAAATTGTAGACAGAAGCCTGTGGGAAAAATCTGGGCATTGGGAAAACTATGCCGAAAATATGTTCACCACATCTAGCGAAAACCGTGATTATGCCATCAAACCCATGAACTGCCCTTGCCATGTGCAAGTGTTCAATCAAGGCTTAAAGTCTTATCGTGATTTACCGCTACGCCTTGCTGAATTTGGCTCATGCCACCGTAATGAGCCGTCTGGGGCGTTGCATGGCATCATGCGTGTGCGTGGTTTTGTGCAAGATGATGCTCATATCTTTTGTACCAATGCTCAAATCAGACAAGAAGCTCTTGATTTTATTCAAATGACCTTAAAGGTGTATCAAGATTTTGGTTTTGATCAGGTACTGATGAAACTCTCCACTCGCCCTGACAAGCGTGTCGGCTCAGATGAGCTTTGGGATTTAGCCGAAAAAGATATGGCGGACGCATTAGATGCCGCAGGTCTAGATTGGGAACTACAAGCAGGCGAAGGGGCGTTTTATGGTCCTAAGATTGAATTTACTCTAAAAGACTGCCTAGGTCGTGAATGGCAATGCGGTACATTGCAACTAGATTTTAACCTACCAGAACGCCTAGATGCCGAATTTGTGGGTGAAACTGGCGAGCGTGAGCGTCCTGTCATGCTACACCGTGCGATTTTGGGCAGTTTTGAGCGGTTTATCGGTATTTTGATTGAGCATTATGCAGGTCTTTTCCCTGCATGGCTTGCACCGACACAAGTTGCCGTCATGAACATCACCGACAAGCAAGCAGACAACGTAAACGAAGTGGTGAACAAGCTTAGCAGTGCAGGCTACCGTGCAATTGGCGATGTCAGAAACGAAAAAATCGGCTTTAAAATCCGTGAACGCACCCTAGAACGCATACCCTTTATGCTAATACTGGGCGATAAAGAAGTAGAAAGTGGCACAGTAAACGTACGTACTCGTGAAGGCGACAATTTAGGCAGTATGAATCTAGATGATTTTGTGGCAATCCTGGATAAAGCGATTGCGATGAAAGGACGGGTTGAAGCGAAAGCGGAATAAACTAAAACAAAAAAGTCGGCTTTACGTCCGACTTTTTTGTTATTTAACGCCATTATTTAACAAATATTAAAAAATACTACACAGATGTCAAATTTGAACTTTTTTATAACCTTTTTCAAATTATAAAGGCAAGCTGTACTAATTTGTATTTGATGGTAAGCATAAGATTATCACGACTTTTATCCACCGATGGTTGCCAAAACACCAAGCAATGCCGATGTTTTGGGGAAAGTTTTTGGTTCGTATATGCAGCTTATCACAGTTCATATGTAGTATTTGATAAATATCACAATTCTTATGCCATCACCTTGGATAGTTATTATATGGCGGGCTTTGGTACAAAATCACCGCCAAACTTCTAAAATGATTGCTAGATAAATCCAAATCCACTGATAAAAAGTGGATTTTTTGTAACAAGTCTTGTAACTCATTGTGAAATTGGGTAGAATAAGTATCTATCTTTTTATTTGGAGTATGACTTATTAAACCGTCCAATCGTCTAAACGTGAATGAAGACATTCGTGCAAAAGAAGTCCGCTTGGTTAATGCCGATGGCGAGCAAGCAGGCGTCGTTGATTTAAAAACTGCCCTAAAAACTGCACAAGACAGCGAACTTGATTTGGTAGAGATTGTACCAGACGCTAAGCCCCCTGTATGTAAAGTCATGGACTACAAGCGTTACTTGTACGATCAAAAGCAAAAAGCAAAAGAAGCCAAAAAGAACCAAAAAGTCACACAAGTTAAAGAAATCAAGCTTCGTCCAGGAACAGAAGAGGCGGATTATCAAGTTAAACTGCGTAAGATTTTGGAGTTTTTGGAAGAAAAAGCCAAAGTTAAAGTATCTATCCGTTTCCGTGGGCGTGAGATGGCTCACCAAGAAATCGGCAAAGCACAGCTTGAGCGAATTGTAAAAGACACTGAAGAGTTTGCGACACTTGAACAAGCTCCTAAAGTAGAAGGTCGCCAAATGGGTATGCTACTTGGACCTGCCAAAAAGAAATAAGCAAATCTAATACCAAACCAACCCTAATGGTTATACCTTAAGATTTCTAGGGTTGGTTATCATATTAATAACTGTTTTTGAAAAATAATAGCATCAATAGCACCTGATGACGTCTTATAATAGTTTTTACGCACGTCAATCTGAACAAAACCACAGGTTTGGTATAAATAAATTGCAGGCATATTATCAGCACGCACTTCTAATAAAATCCTTTCGCATGGCACAAAGTCTTTGGTGCATAACTGGCAAAGTTTTTTAATCAACCCCCTTGCTATGCCTTGCTTTTGATATCTTGGGTGCGTGCCAATACGTAAAATTTCTGCCATCTCAAATACACAAGAAAATAGACAATAACCCACCAATACATCATCAGACATTTGCCATAAAGCACCCGACCCATACTGATTAAGAACATCTTGTATCGCGTATCTGTCCCAAGCATCGTCTGCTTGTAAGCATAACTCAAGGCTTGCGATATTATCCAAGATCACATCGCCAACCACACCTTTTTGATAGAACATTTGCATCATTTTACTTATCCATTATTTTATATAAGCATTTAATAAAATCTGTTGTGATATGATACAATGATTTAAACAATTTACCTAACTTATCCGTTTTAGAAGTTAATAAAGCATATGACTACCCAACACTGGAATGATCCGAACGCCAACGTAGAGGCGTCAAAATACCAAAACCCTATCCCATCACGCCTGCTCATTTTGCAAACTGTCGCACAAATGAATAACCGTGGTGAAGCTGCAACCATAGAAAGCTTAGGCTTACATTTTGAAATCTTAGGCGACGAGGATAGATTTTTTGCCTTAAATAACCGCCTAAAAGCCATGCTAAGAGATCATCAACTTGAACGCACAGATGGCATTCATTTTAGCATCGCCCCACTGCCAACCATCGTAACAGGCAAGGTGGCAAGCAACGCTAAAGGCTTTGGATTTGTTGTCCTAGATGATATGCCAGATTTATTCTTACACGAAAAACAGCTTAGAGTGGTGTTTGATGGCGATACAGTAGAGGCGGTGGCAACGGAGTTTCGAGGCAAGCCTGAGGCGCGTATTGTCAATGTCATCAAGCACGCTCAGACTGAATTTGTTGGCGTGCTAAGCTCTGATGATGATGGCTATTTTGTACAGTTAAGCGGAGTAAATGCCCACCAGCCCATCACACTCACCGATGAAAACGTCTCTGAATTTGGGGCAAACTTAGGTGATAGCGTTAAAGTTGCGGTGATTGATTTTCCGACATATCAAGAGTATGCCACAGGTAAAATCACCCAACTGCTAAGCGGTCTAAATGATAGA encodes:
- a CDS encoding metal ABC transporter ATP-binding protein gives rise to the protein MQKLPHATTKPIAKIDVAGVNVRYANGHHALYDMTFCLTGGTTCALVGVNGSGKSTLFKSIMGLVCPQSGQIRLCDMPINIALKQNLVAYVPQSEEVDWQFPVSVFDVVMMGRYGYMNFLRIPKAIDKQKVADAMARVDISHLQDRQISELSGGQKKRVFLARALAQESKIILLDEPFTGVDVKTEKAIMALLDDLRSEGHLILISTHNLGTIPEFCDQVVMINRTVLAAGSTADTFTQTNLEKVFGGVLRQIRLGGRDLHDDDDRRSVTILADDEVPAVFYGVQDGTTKSNDYTEEKHSRLAQININAFKDVSGCGQAGGGGVQIFDPKSGSTYPSQTQSATTASHSPSKDTP
- the thrS gene encoding threonine--tRNA ligase; its protein translation is MVAITLPDGSIRHYDNATTVMQIAQDIGAGLARATIAGRVNGRLVDACDPITTDANVQIITAKDEAGVEIIRHSCAHLLGHAVKQLYPEVKMVIGPVIEDGFYYDIYSERPFTPDDMAAIEARMKELINQDYDVIKKMTPRDEVIKTFSERGETYKLRLVEDMPDETHMGLYHHQEYIDMCRGPHVPNTRFLKVFKLTKMSGAYWRGDAKNEQLQRIYGTAWADKKDLAAYIKRIEEAEKRDHRKIGKQLGLFHLQEQAPGMVFWHPNGWTIWQILEQYMRKVQKDNGYLEIKTPQIVDRSLWEKSGHWENYAENMFTTSSENRDYAIKPMNCPCHVQVFNQGLKSYRDLPLRLAEFGSCHRNEPSGALHGIMRVRGFVQDDAHIFCTNAQIRQEALDFIQMTLKVYQDFGFDQVLMKLSTRPDKRVGSDELWDLAEKDMADALDAAGLDWELQAGEGAFYGPKIEFTLKDCLGREWQCGTLQLDFNLPERLDAEFVGETGERERPVMLHRAILGSFERFIGILIEHYAGLFPAWLAPTQVAVMNITDKQADNVNEVVNKLSSAGYRAIGDVRNEKIGFKIRERTLERIPFMLILGDKEVESGTVNVRTREGDNLGSMNLDDFVAILDKAIAMKGRVEAKAE
- a CDS encoding metal ABC transporter substrate-binding protein, which produces MKSLKTLGACFAFVLALTGCNQPTEHTADTAKQEPAVQADHKFTVLTTFTVIQDIAQNVAGDAADVQSITKAGAEIHEYEPTPQDIAKVNQADLILYNGLNLERWFEKFYQGVKNVPAVVVTEGITPLPIKEGSYKDMPNPHAWMSPSNALIYVENIKNALIKYDPEHKDVYIKNAEAYRQKIKELDAPLRAKLEQIPQNERWLVSSEGAFSYLAKDYGLKEAYLWPINAEQQGSPKQVKALIDTVRTNKIPVLFSESTISDKPARQVAKESGAYYGGVLYVDSLSEPNGAVPTYLDLLNVTVSTVVKGFEDAKKK
- a CDS encoding metal ABC transporter permease, whose product is MTQIAMTQIVTLLLEPFAYEYMLKAVALSALVGGVCAFLSAYLMLKGWSLIGDALSHAVVPGVAIAYAFGLPYAVAAFFSGILAALSILWIKALTNLKEDAVIGFIFTTFFALGLFIISVNPTAVNVQEIIFGNILGISDTDMVQVAIVMGVCLLFLLIFWKDLLLVFFDEIQARAVGLSPKVYQVLFFSLLSACVVAALQTVGAILVIAMVITPGATAFQLTDRFRPLVLMAIAFGVLTGGVGAYLSYYLDGATGGVIVALQTALFVLAFLFSPKFGVMTQRFAKNQLTR
- the infC gene encoding translation initiation factor IF-3, which codes for MNEDIRAKEVRLVNADGEQAGVVDLKTALKTAQDSELDLVEIVPDAKPPVCKVMDYKRYLYDQKQKAKEAKKNQKVTQVKEIKLRPGTEEADYQVKLRKILEFLEEKAKVKVSIRFRGREMAHQEIGKAQLERIVKDTEEFATLEQAPKVEGRQMGMLLGPAKKK
- the rimI gene encoding ribosomal protein S18-alanine N-acetyltransferase, which encodes MFYQKGVVGDVILDNIASLELCLQADDAWDRYAIQDVLNQYGSGALWQMSDDVLVGYCLFSCVFEMAEILRIGTHPRYQKQGIARGLIKKLCQLCTKDFVPCERILLEVRADNMPAIYLYQTCGFVQIDVRKNYYKTSSGAIDAIIFQKQLLI